The Mus pahari chromosome 2, PAHARI_EIJ_v1.1, whole genome shotgun sequence genomic interval ATCTACAAAGTGGGGCAGGAGTCACCAAGGGGTTTGTTtggggcttttgtttgcttgcctgtTGCTTTTTAAACATCGGTCAGGAGCTTGCTCTTATTAATGCAGTTTTGATCAGCTGTGGTGCAGTTACCAGTTCTGATATTGGCCTGTCTGTAATGGGCTATGCTATTGTTCATATCCTCTTCGATCTCCATGTACTCAGACTTGCTGATAGTAGAGGAGCTGCGGCGGCTGAGGTCACTGTCAGAGGCTAAGTTAGGAGAACTAACGTGGAGCAACTGAGCCTGCTCTTCCCCCTCAGTTTCTCGGTGGTAGAAATAGTTGAAATTGGACACAATGACAGGTACGGGCAGGGCAATTGTCAGCACACCAGCGATGGCACACAAGGAGCCCACGATCTTGCCTCCAATTGTCACAGGGTACATGTCACCGTATCCCACAGTGGTCATGGACACCACCGCCCACCAGAAAGCATCGGGGATACTGGAGAAGTGCGACTCAGCTTCTTCCGCCTCCGCAAAGTACACTGCGCTAGAAAACAGTATGACCCCaatgaagaggaaaaagatgAGCAGCCCTAACTCCCTCATACTAGCTTTGAGGGTCTGGCCCAGGATCTGAAGGCCCTTGGAGTGACGGGAGAGTTTGAAGATTCTGAACACCCTTACCAAGCGGATGACCCTGAGGATGGCCAGGGAAGTGGCCTGCTCGCCCTTCTGATTTCCCTCCTGCTCAGCTATCTCCGTGCCCAGGGTAATGAAATAAGGGATGATGGCCACAATGTCGATGAAGTTCATGATGTTCTTAAAGAAGTCTGTCTTGCTGGGGCAGGCAAAGAAGCGCACCACCAGCTCAAAAGAGAACCAGATGATACACAAGGTTTCCACAATGAAGAAAGGGTCTGTGAAGATGTTGGAAGTGTAGACGACTGTGGTGTTGTCGATGCGGTGGATGGTGCCCGTGAAGTCCTTGTCATCCTTCAGCTCAGGGAGAGTCTCCAAGCAAAAGATGACTATGGAGATGAGGATGACCATGACTGACACGATGGCGATAACCCGGGCAGGTCCTGAGCTCTCTGGATACTCAA includes:
- the Kcna1 gene encoding potassium voltage-gated channel subfamily A member 1, encoding MTVMSGENADEASTAPGHPQDGSYPRQADHDDHECCERVVINISGLRFETQLKTLAQFPNTLLGNPKKRMRYFDPLRNEYFFDRNRPSFDAILYYYQSGGRLRRPVNVPLDMFSEEIKFYELGEEAMEKFREDEGFIKEEERPLPEKEYQRQVWLLFEYPESSGPARVIAIVSVMVILISIVIFCLETLPELKDDKDFTGTIHRIDNTTVVYTSNIFTDPFFIVETLCIIWFSFELVVRFFACPSKTDFFKNIMNFIDIVAIIPYFITLGTEIAEQEGNQKGEQATSLAILRVIRLVRVFRIFKLSRHSKGLQILGQTLKASMRELGLLIFFLFIGVILFSSAVYFAEAEEAESHFSSIPDAFWWAVVSMTTVGYGDMYPVTIGGKIVGSLCAIAGVLTIALPVPVIVSNFNYFYHRETEGEEQAQLLHVSSPNLASDSDLSRRSSSTISKSEYMEIEEDMNNSIAHYRQANIRTGNCTTADQNCINKSKLLTDV